The following are encoded in a window of Arctopsyche grandis isolate Sample6627 chromosome 2, ASM5162203v2, whole genome shotgun sequence genomic DNA:
- the LOC143922586 gene encoding tyrosine-protein phosphatase 69D-like, producing the protein MVSDHEISTIVMLSELGEGKCPRYWDDDEIQYDHINVTYLLSESCPYYTRREFQVTNTKNQDRIRVTQLQYHGWPTVSGQVPEVTRGLIELVGQSGVTMSSSTPILVHCSQGTDRSSMFVALSILTIQLRTEKRVDVSTVTRKLRCQRMGCLDTFLQYEFLHRAIVNYVA; encoded by the exons ATGGTTTCAGACCACGAAATCAGCACTATCGTCATGTTGAGTGAG TTGGGCGAAGGAAAGTGTCCTCGATATTGGGACGACGATGAAATCCAGTACGATCATATCAACGTCACTTACCTACTTAGCGAATCCTGTCCGTATTATACTAGACGAGAGTTCCAAGTCACCAATACGAAG AATCAAGATAGAATTAGAGTCACTCAACTGCAATACCACGGCTGGCCGACCGTCAGCGGACAGGTCCCAGAAGTTACCAGAGGGTTGATAGAACTGGTCGGACAGAGTGGAGTGACCATGTCTTCGAGTACGCCGATTTTAGTTCACTGCAG CCAAGGTACGGATCGCTCGTCGATGTTTGTCGCTTTGAGTATTCTAACGATCCAACTCCGCACAGAAAAACGGGTCGACGTATCGACAGTGACGAGGAAACTCCGGTGTCAGAGGATGGGTTGTTTGGACACGTTT
- the LOC143922584 gene encoding uncharacterized protein LOC143922584, producing MQPEKLRRRSSILKPPKARNPLSDLDAEQNDAENDGTTFDKNKRVSFSSKKGVALFTMTDHGNTIWHNFYEEPNKPDVSETSDVAESLIQKLEASINQQRVSQGEQNAAEDMEDDDRCVNISAMINSLTKINSENVPDASCFNITNPFLSDRTEALINFQIKKDAPFNLTDGENKLEKLVTKQSPKSDVCDDSDMSITQTISIPVQIMTNESTKQKPIVANTFVYPDVRDKKETWMHDKENIQIPMYTKEFNDVENDMNAYNDRYARNDIQQDYENSSNENSIASTRNVMQKSCDLSITSALSQMINDICRM from the exons ATGCAACCAGAAAAATTGCGGCGGCGCTCTTCAATTTTAAAACCACCCAAAGCAAGAAATCCACTATCGGATCTGGATGCGGAACAAAATGATGCAGAGAATGATGGAACTacgtttgataaaaataaacgagTCAGCTTTTCGAGTAAAAAAGGAGTCGC GCTCTTCACAATGACCGATCATGGAAATACAATATGGCACAATTTTTACGAAGAACCAAACAAGCCGGATGTTTCCGAAACTAGTGATGTAGCCGAATCTCTCATTCAAAAGCTGGAAGCATCCATCAATCAACAGAGAGTGTCTCAAGGCGAGCAAAATGCCGCTGAGGATATGGAAGACGATGATCGGTGCGTGAACATCAGCGCTATGATAAACAGTCTGACGAAAATCAACAGCGAAAATGTTCCCGATGCGTCTTGTTTCAACATAACGAATCCTTTCCTATCCGACCGTACCGAGGCTCTcatcaattttcaaataaaaaaagatgcTCCGTTCAATTTGACGGATGGAGAGAATAAATTGGAGAAACTTGTAACTAAACAGTCGCCTAAAAGTGACGTGTGCGACGACAGCGACATGTCCATCACGCAAACTATTTCAATCCCCGTTCAAATCATGACGAATGAATCCACAAAGCAAAAACCCATCGTGGCGAATACTTTTGTTTATCCCGATGTAAGAGATAAAAAAGAAACATGGATGCACGataaagaaaatatacaaattccgATGTACACGAAGGAATTCAACGATGTTGAAAACGACATGAATGCTTACAACGATCGTTACGCTAGAAACGATATCCAACAAGACTATGAAAACAGCTCGAATGAAAACAGCATTGCATCGACTCGAAACGTAATGCAAAAGAGCTGCGATCTATCAATAACTTCCGCGCTCTCGCAAATGATCAAcgatatatgtagaatgtaa